A genomic window from Octopus sinensis unplaced genomic scaffold, ASM634580v1 Contig10331, whole genome shotgun sequence includes:
- the LOC118761193 gene encoding SUN domain-containing protein 1-like, with product MTRDGNMTSRFSLLESVVGQYATKVDALGDQIQRLVSANEALVLEMGRLKMDVSSMSEVREVVRAAIEKYDSDKTGRKDYALHSAGGHILSSSKPYSDYYEAYSFFGSPPSRSTPTPPPDTLPGNCWAMDGSGGFIVIGLARTVQFRAFSVEHASPLLTTREERTSAPRELSVFTLTTPTDDSPRWVGDFAYDLDSSVIQTFDLDVSECCDCRGCSRPTLSCSGSPPTRGMTNTRAYIESGCTTS from the exons ATGACCCGTGACGGGAACATGACGAGTCGGTTCTCCCTGTTGGAGTCCGTGGTGGGGCAGTACGCGACGAAGGTGGACGCATTGGGGGACCAAATACAGCGTCTCGTCTCCGCGAACGAGGCACTCGTCCTCGAAATGGGGAGACTAAAGATGGATGTGTCGTCGATGAGTGAAGTGAGGGAGGTGGTGAGGGCGGCCATCGAGAAGTACGACAGTGACAAGACAGGACGGAAGGACTATGCCCTACATTCCGCGGGGGGGCACATTCTCTCGTCCTCGAAGCCCTACTCGGACTACTACGAGGCATACTCCTTCTTCGGATCCCCTCCGTCAAGAAGTACTCCGACCCCACCTCC TGACACTCTCCCTGGCAATTGCTGGGCCATGGACGGGAGTGGAGGGTTCATCGTGATAGGACTGGCCAGGACTGTCCAATTCAGAGCATTCAGCGTAGAACACGCCTCTCCGTTGCTGACCACAAGGGAGGAACGGACGTCTGCCCCCCGGGAGTTGAGTGTGTTCACTCTGACCACCCCGACAGACGACAGTCCTCGGTGGGTGGGGGACTTTGCTTATGACTTGGATTCGAGTGTGATCCAGACATTCGACTTGGATGTGAGTGAGTGTTGTGACTGTAGGGGGTGTTCGAGACCAACATTGTCATGTTCCGGTTCTCCTCCAACCAGGGGAATGAcaaatacacgtgcatatatcGAATCAGGGTGTACGACTAGTTAG